A portion of the Esox lucius isolate fEsoLuc1 chromosome 20, fEsoLuc1.pri, whole genome shotgun sequence genome contains these proteins:
- the zgc:113232 gene encoding collagen alpha-1(I) chain: MGVPTVKVSLVSWLLAFLLCVLPSHAQEHYSGHHSGDEHTYEGSLVDSYEHSGYPHPVEYTPEPTYSYEEENHDRYAPDPTTVTMITEEPYPYTTTTQEPYEQEPYFEESLQAPGGGEASHGEEGPTDCNCEPGEPGFAGFAGPKGAKGPQGKEGLPGPQGREGYKGFKGVRGRGGDTGPEGDSGPDGEDGASGFSGAQGLPGPPGDPGETGELGLKGEIGMEGPRGGVGLPGGTGPVGDTGPAGSAGTKGIKGSSGVEGRQGPEGAEGEKGQMGAPGFSGDHGEMGYTGYPGETGGRGETGPKGDQGPGGMPGSDGEPGEDGPLGVPGVIGFPGEFGQKGTKGDRGVSGPPGRIGAGGLQGETGDSGVPGKPGPKGLQGQPGSKGETGSDGEKGGPGKTGLKGGKGDKGSFGARGDKGQQGGRGRIGPDGIVGRVGPHGIPGSRGEPGPVGDLGVKGGSGPKGVPGAPGPGLTDEQVLQLCRGVVTAQISQYASAIRAKCSQGCPVNNRTLIGPPGTRGPTGEPGKPGKAGKSGAKGASGLQGDIGVEGQKGADGERGTKGLKGKRGEPGNGLPGHDGHQGLRGLPGHPAEPKNGMEGPRGARGFPGAVGQPGMAGDAGVPGFCEARDCSIHAPVMRKEQGLVKGPHNLSPKI; encoded by the exons GTGTCTTTGGTCTCGTGGCTCCTCGCCTTTCTGTTGTGCGTCCTCCCCTCCCACGCACAGGAACACTACTCTGGTCACCACTCAG GTGATGAGCACACCTATGAGGGCTCCTTGGTCGACAGCTATGAGCATTCAGGATACCCACACCCAG TTGAATACACACCGGAGCCCACTTACAGCTATGAGGAGGAGAACCACGACCGCTATGCACCAGACCCCACCACTGTGACCATGATAACAGAGGAACCCTATCCTTACACCACCACTACACAG GAGCCCTATGAACAGGAGCCCTACTTTGAGGAGTCACTCCAGGCCCCAGGTGGTGGGGAGGCTTCTCATGGGGAGGAGGGGCCTACAGATTGTAACTGTGAGCCAGGAGAGCCAGGGTTCGCTGGGTTTGCAGGACCCAAG GGAGCCAAAGGGCCGCAGGGTAAAGAGGGCTTACCTGGGCCTCAGGGACGGGAG GGCTACAAAGGATTTAAAGGTGttcgaggaagaggaggagacacaGGGCCTGAG ggTGACTCCGGGCCTGATGGGGAGGATGGTGCCTCTGGTTTCTCTGGAGCTCAG GGCTTGCCAGGTCCTCCAGGTGATCCAGGTGAGACTGGGGAGTTAGGGCTAAAG GGTGAGATTGGCATGGAGGGACCACGTGGAGGAGTAGGGCTTCCGGGTGGGACT gGTCCAGTTGGTGACACGGGCCCTGCTGGTTCTGCTGGAACAAAAGGCATCAAG GGATCCAGTGGAGTAGAAGGCAGACAGGGTCCTGAGGGAGCAGAAGGGGAAAAG GGTCAGATGGGAGCCCCTGGATTCTCTGGAGACCATGGGGAGATGGGCTATACT GGGTATCCTGGGGAGACGGGTGGCAGGGGAGAGACCGGTCCCAAG GGGGACCAAGGTCCAGGGGGCATGCCAGGCAGTGATGGGGAGCCTGGAGAGGAT GGTCCTCTTGGAGTTCCTGGGGTGATTGGTTTTCCTGGAGAGTTTGGACAAAAG GGCACAAAAGGGGATCGTGGTGTGAGTGGACCTCCTGGCAGAATTGGAGCTGGG GGCCTtcaaggagagacaggagattCAGGAGTTCCCGGGAAGCCCGGCCCCAAAGGCCTGCAGGGCCAACCC GGATCCAAAGGGGAAACCGGGTCCGATGGTGAGAAG GGCGGGCCTGGAAAAACAGGCTTGAAGGGGGGGAAAGGAGATAAG GGAAGTTTTGGTGCTCGTGGTGACAAAGGACAG CAAGGGGGCAGAGGTCGTATCGGTCCTGATGGAATCGTTGGACGAGTTGGACCCCACGGTATCCCAGGCTCCAGAGGAGAGCCAGGTCCAGTTGGTGACCTCGGTGTCAAAGGTGGCTCGGGACCAAAAGGAGTGCCAGGTGCCCCT GGCCCCGGACTGACAGATGAGCAGGTGTTGCAGTTGTGTAGGGGTGTGGTGACCGCACAGATCTCCCAGTATGCCTCAGCCATCAGGGCCAAGTGTTCTCAGGGATGCCCCGTTAACAACCGAACACTCATTGGACCGCCAGGAACCAGAGGACCAACTGGGGAACCAGGCAAACCT GGTAAAGCAGGCAAATCTGGGGCCAAAGGAGCCAGTGGCCTCCAGGGAGACATTGGCGTGGAGGGGCAAAAAGGGGCAGATGGTGAAAGAG GAACGAAGGGTCTGAAAGGAAAGAGGGGTGAGCCTGGTAATGGTCTCCCTGGACATGATGGACACCAAGGCCTCAGAG GGTTGCCAGGTCACCCAGCAGAGCCAAAGAATGGTATGGAGGGTCCTAGAGGAGCACGTGGGTTCCCTGGCGCTGTGGGCCAGCCTGGCATGGCGGGAGATGCTGGAGTGCCTGGCTTCTGCGAGGCACGGGACTGCAGCATTCACGCACCAGTGATGCGCAAGGAGCAGGGCCTGGTGAAGGGACCCCACAATCTAAGCCCCAAGATCTAA